The Oncorhynchus clarkii lewisi isolate Uvic-CL-2024 unplaced genomic scaffold, UVic_Ocla_1.0 unplaced_contig_4687_pilon_pilon, whole genome shotgun sequence genome includes a region encoding these proteins:
- the LOC139404893 gene encoding tubulin alpha chain-like, whose translation MRECISMHVGQAGVQMGNACWELYCLEHGIQPDGQMPSDKTRGGGDDSFNTFFSETGAGKHVPRAIFVDLEPTVIDEVRTGIYRQLFHPEQLITGKEDAANNYARGHYTIGKEIIDIVLDRTRKLADQCTGLQGFLIFHSFGGGTGSGFTSLLMERLSVDYGKKSKLEFAVYPAPQVSTAVVEPYNSILTTHTTLEHSDCAFMVDNEAIYDICRRNLDIERPSYTNLNRLIGQIVSSITASLRFDGALNVDLTEFQTNLVPYPRIHFPLATYAPVISAEKAYHEQLSVADITNACFEPANQMVKCDPRHGKYMACCLLYRGDVVPKDVNSAIAAIKTKRSIQFVDWCPTGFKVGINYQPPTVVPGGDLAKVQRAVCMLSNTTAIAEAWARLDHKFDLMYAKRAFVHWYVGEGMEEGEFSEAREDMAALEKDYEEVGTDSVGEEDEEGEEY comes from the exons ATG CGTGAGTGTATTTCCATGCATGTGGGCCAAGCCGGAGTCCAGATGGGTAATGCCTGTTGGGAGCTGTACTGCCTGGAGCATGGGATCCAGCCGGACGGACAGATGCCCAGTGACAAGACTCGTGGCGGTGGAGACGACTCCTTCAACACCTTCTTCAGTGAGACCGGAGCCGGAAAGCATGTCCCCCGAGCCATCTTCGTTGACCTGGAGCCCACTGTCATCG ATGAGGTGAGGACTGGTATCTATCGCCAGCTGTTCCACCCTGAGCAGCTGATCACTGGTAAGGAGGATGCTGCCAACAACTACGCCCGCGGTCACTACACCATCGGCAAGGAGATCATTGACATCGTGCTGGACAGGACACGCAAACTG GCTGACCAGTGTACAGGTCTCCAGGGGTTCCTCATCTTCCACAGCTTCGGAGGAGGCACCGGTTCTGGTTTCACCTCCCTGCTGATGGAACGTCTGTCTGTGGACTACGGAAAGAAGTCTAAGCTTGAGTTCGCCGTTTACCCAGCTCCCCAGGTGTCCACGGCTGTGGTGGAGCCCTACAACTCCATCCTGACCACTCACACCACCCTGGAACACTCTGACTGTGCCTTCATGGTGGACAATGAGGCCATCTATGACATCTGCCGCAGGAACCTCGATATTGAGCGTCCCTCGTACACCAACCTCAACAGGCTCATTGGTCAGATCGTCTCCTCCATCACTGCCTCCCTGCGTTTCGATGGAGCCCTGAATGTtgatctgacagagttccagaccaACTTGGTGCCCTACCCCCGTATCCACTTCCCTCTGGCCACCTATGCCCCAGTCATCTCCGCTGAGAAGGCCTATCACGAGCAGCTGTCAGTCGCTGACATCACCAACGCCTGCTTCGAGCCGGCCAatcagatggtgaagtgtgaccCTCGTCACGGCAAATACATGGCCTGCTGTCTCCTGTACCGTGGTGACGTTGTTCCCAAAGATGTCAACTCTGCCATCGCTGCCATCAAAACCAAGAGGAGTATCCAGTTTGTGGACTGGTGTCCCACTGGCTTCAAGGTGGGTATCAACTACCAGCCCCCTACGGTGGTTCCTGGAGGAGACCTGGCCAAGGTCCAGAGGGCTGTGTGCATGCTGAGTAACACCACAGCCATCGCTGAGGCCTGGGCCCGTCTGGACCACAAGTTCGACTTGATGTATGCCAAGAGAGCCTTCGTGCACTGGTACGTTGGTGAgggaatggaggagggagagTTCTCTGAGGCCAGAGAAGACATGGCAGCCCTGGAGAAGGACTATGAAGAGGTGGGCACTGACAGCGtgggagaagaggatgaggagggagaggaatatTAA